The sequence TATTGGATTTGCAGTGATTATAGAGCACTTCCGTCCCGATTCCTACAGAGATGCAGTGCCGCCAGAATTCTTCATGACTGAATCCGCTGTTTTCGGATTTATTGAAAATGGAAAAGATGGTGGTGGACATGGCTATATTGCTGATCGCATTGAATCCCATGCGTGCAACAGCCATCTGCAATGAGGTCACGTCCTGACGCCCGCGATACAGAGCCGAATTCACCACTTTAAGAATACGAGCCATCATGGCCGGATCATCTTCGATAATCGTGGCGACCCGTCGCGCATCCACGTTGGGGTTACTGATAGCCTCTCGCAACTTGGTAATCACAACGGGCAACGTAGGCAGGTTGTGAATGGTTTCAATGCGCTTTAAGATATCTTGACCCTTTTCCATGAGCTCTCCGTGTACCTGAAAAATAAAGAATATTTATGCAATTTGCCGTCGCAAAGTCAAGGAGCTTGCACAGAATTGCTTTGCGTCCTGCGCTGTTATTTCTTCGCGTCTTCGTCTGAAATCGACGGGACGGGTGATGGATTCAAATAGTTGAAAACAGCTACAACCGGACGATGATCCGACCCGATGAGGGTGTTCTGATTATGCACCAGATGCGTACTGCTGGTCACCACATCGCGGAACATTACGCTGTTAACGAGAATGTAATCGATGCGGGAATAGATGTCGTTCATCGTATCGGCATGCGTCCACACCGCGCCGATGCGGTCACCAGGACGCAGATCAAATAAAAGCGGCGTCTTTTTCCCGACCGCCTCACGATAGGTTGCTGAACTGGGTCCGTCGTTAAGATCTCCTGCGACAAGTACGCGCTGCTCCGGATGCTTTCTCATAAACTGCCGGACGTGCTTATTCAATAACCGCGCTTCATTGCGACGCATTTCTGTTTGCCCCATAGGATGAAAAACCTTTGATTTCAGATGCGCGCCAATCAGCTTGAAGGCATAGTTTGTTGTTACCTGAATGTCTACATCAATAAAGCCTCGCAGGACAGGCAGTTTGGCTGATCCCACACTGTACAGATCGGAGATGTGTGGATGTCGCTCCGTGATAGGAAACGTGCTCAGTAGCGCAAGGGCAATCGGGGAACGTCCCCGATGAAGGTACTCCTGATGCGGATAGTCCATTCCGGCGATACGCAGCGCAGAGCAGAGTTCCTGAAAAACAGACTCGTCGCCCATCTCTTCAATCAAAAGCACATCGGGTTTTTCATCTAAAATCACCTGAATGACCGCGTCGCGTTCGATTTTTGGCTTGGGATCCGAGCTGTCTCCGTCGCCGTCCCTGTCCATGAGTGCATACTGCTTTACATTGTAGGTCATCACCTTGAAAGTACCGGGCCGAACAACTGATTCCACAGATTTCGACGTGCGATAAAACAGATGAAACCCCAGACTGCACAGCAGCAGAATAATCCAGAAAAGAGCCCAGGGCACCATACGCTTTTCGCGTATAACCTCAGTCATGGGCGGGTTTCTTGTAAGATTGCTCCATTTTTTGAGAAATATCTTTGTAGCTGATATCCACCGCATAAATGGATTTATAAAATTCGAGTGCTCTCTCACCGGCGCCCGTTTCCTCGGCCAGACAGCCCAGTTCGTAGTAGATATCTTTCTTCTCCTCTGTCATGGTCTGTATTTCTGCCGCCGCCTTTTCCAGTTGTTCCATGGCAATATCAAACTGGCCCTTGCTGCGGAAACAGGCACCCATATAATAGAGAGAGCGAATACGCACCGCAGGCTGACGCTGTGCTTTTTGAAACAACTGAATGGCTTCGGTATATTCTCCGTTTTCATACAGCAGTTCGCCCAGTTCAAACATGAAGGTAAGATCATTGGGATAGCGCTGCACACGATCCCGGGCATCTTCGAGATGAAATTCATTTTTTTCCGCTATCAGGGCTTCTACATCATCGTCCCGCCCTGCCCGGCGAAGATCTTCTATGACAAAATCATACCATTCCAGTTTCAGCCGGCTAACCGACAGGTCGACCTGCTGATCCCGCATTTCGGCCATTTCCTGTGATGCCTCCAACATATTGACAGCATCCTCAAACTGTTTATTTTTTGCATATAGATCAGCCAGTCCACGGCGATAATTCAGATTGGCCGGATCCGCCTCCACCTTTTGCTCCATGTCCTCAATCATACTGGGCAAATCCTTCTCATACTGAATCTTGCGCGAGGACTGCTCCAGCCGTTCCGATGCCTCGCTATCCTTCAGCTTATCACGAAATGACGAATCTTTTTCCCAGTTGCCCTTCTTCATGGTTGCCAGTGCTGAGGCATCTTTCAGCATCTTCTGAATACTGGCATCGGATGGTTTCAGCTTCAGTGCCATATCCAGCGCGTCACGTCCCTCGATCGGCCGGTCATTACTGAGATACAATTTACCCAGACGCACCAGCAAATCCACATCTGCCGGATATTGTTCCTGAACCATTTCCAGCGTCTGAATAGCCGCTTCCGGAAGCCCGGCAGCCACCGCCGCCTGTTCAAACAGGTGGATGAACTTCATGTTGAGCGGGTCTTTAACCAGCAAGTCTTCGGCAAGCCCCAATGCCTTGAGCGGATCCTTTTTGATACTGGAAGAAACCCCCATCATCTTCCCTGCGCAGGACATCGTGGAAAGCACATGATTGGCGGGTTTTGCTGCATTTCTTTTGATCTCTGCGGCACGCAGAAATTTACGCGCAATCAGTAATCCCGGTTCCATATCCAATACGGCGCGATACATATCCACTGCATAATCAGTGCTGCCGCGCTCCATGGCAGAGAATGCCTTGTTGTACATATCTCGAATTTTCCGGCTCACACTGTTCAATGAAACTTCGGCCATGGCCGATCTCCTTTCAAGCGCTCTATATTAATCACTATGAACACGTAGAATAATTCCTATCATTCAAAATGCAAGCCATCATCTGTGCAGATACCGACGCAGATAATCTCGTTCACAACCCATCTGAACACACCGGGGTATCACGCCCATTTGACCCATATAGAATATTCATGATTCATTATTGAAAGGCACTGCAACGATATTTAC comes from Spartobacteria bacterium and encodes:
- a CDS encoding endonuclease/exonuclease/phosphatase family protein produces the protein MRWISATKIFLKKWSNLTRNPPMTEVIREKRMVPWALFWIILLLCSLGFHLFYRTSKSVESVVRPGTFKVMTYNVKQYALMDRDGDGDSSDPKPKIERDAVIQVILDEKPDVLLIEEMGDESVFQELCSALRIAGMDYPHQEYLHRGRSPIALALLSTFPITERHPHISDLYSVGSAKLPVLRGFIDVDIQVTTNYAFKLIGAHLKSKVFHPMGQTEMRRNEARLLNKHVRQFMRKHPEQRVLVAGDLNDGPSSATYREAVGKKTPLLFDLRPGDRIGAVWTHADTMNDIYSRIDYILVNSVMFRDVVTSSTHLVHNQNTLIGSDHRPVVAVFNYLNPSPVPSISDEDAKK
- a CDS encoding tetratricopeptide repeat protein encodes the protein MAEVSLNSVSRKIRDMYNKAFSAMERGSTDYAVDMYRAVLDMEPGLLIARKFLRAAEIKRNAAKPANHVLSTMSCAGKMMGVSSSIKKDPLKALGLAEDLLVKDPLNMKFIHLFEQAAVAAGLPEAAIQTLEMVQEQYPADVDLLVRLGKLYLSNDRPIEGRDALDMALKLKPSDASIQKMLKDASALATMKKGNWEKDSSFRDKLKDSEASERLEQSSRKIQYEKDLPSMIEDMEQKVEADPANLNYRRGLADLYAKNKQFEDAVNMLEASQEMAEMRDQQVDLSVSRLKLEWYDFVIEDLRRAGRDDDVEALIAEKNEFHLEDARDRVQRYPNDLTFMFELGELLYENGEYTEAIQLFQKAQRQPAVRIRSLYYMGACFRSKGQFDIAMEQLEKAAAEIQTMTEEKKDIYYELGCLAEETGAGERALEFYKSIYAVDISYKDISQKMEQSYKKPAHD